In Populus trichocarpa isolate Nisqually-1 chromosome 16, P.trichocarpa_v4.1, whole genome shotgun sequence, a genomic segment contains:
- the LOC7455878 gene encoding small ribosomal subunit biogenesis GTPase RsgA 1, mitochondrial: protein MPIPSLSLLRHRTPTFLRHITTFSHHQNHHSLLITSSKHQNQPNLSRKPPPNNNLLKAKQILNSKKDFSTLSPILSPNHTPAELSDSQAIGTVAASQANFMRVIVTAGPSRSREIEDSSKNGSELLCVVRAVLKKIKRRVLVGDKVVVGSIDWVDRRGMIENVFQRSSEILDPPVANVDHLLVLFSLEQPRLDSFVLTRFLIEAESTGIPITLALNKVELVDQEVLSDWNSRLRSWGYEPLFCSVDSKMGLDTLASVLRDQTTVILGPSGVGKSSLINALRNKPNSHDEADNWFDPIMGSKWFEDQRVGEVSTRNGRGKHTTRNVSLLPLGGGGYVADTPGFSQPSLLKVTKQSLAQYFPEIRTVLSVNEPAKCTFKDCLHVGEPGCIVKGDWERYPLYFQLLDEIKIREEFQLRTFGTKREDNVRYKAGDMGVQQEEPRLEPKKHRRQSRKRINQSILDELNELANDEDLFDDPVLRAHKNGNF, encoded by the exons ATGCCAATCCCTTCCCTCTCCCTCCTCCGCCACCGCACTCCCACCTTCCTCCGCCACATAACCACCTTCAGCCACCACCAAAACCACCACTCTCTCCTTATCACCTCATCCAAACACCAAAACCAGCCCAATCTCTCCAGAAAACCTCCACCGAACAACAACCTCCTCAAAGCCAAACAAATCCTAAATTCCAAAAAAGACTTCTCCACTCTCTCTCCGATCCTCTCCCCTAACCACACCCCTGCCGAGCTCTCCGATTCTCAAGCCATCGGCACCGTCGCCGCCTCCCAAGCGAACTTTATGCGCGTGATTGTCACCGCCGGACCTTCTAGAAGTAGAGAGATAGAAGATTCTAGTAAAAATGGAAGTGAATTGCTATGCGTGGTTCGGGCGGTGTTGAAGAAGATAAAACGGAGAGTTTTGGTGGGTGATAAGGTGGTGGTTGGGTCAATTGACTGGGTAGATAGGAGAGGAATGATTGAGAATGTTTTTCAACGGAGTTCGGAGATTTTAGACCCTCCTGTAGCGAATGTAGATCATTTGTTGGTTCTTTTTTCGCTTGAGCAGCCGCGGTTGGATTCATTTGTGTTGACGAGGTTTTTGATTGAGGCTGAATCAACTGGGATTCCGATAACGCTCGCATTAAATAAAGTGGAACTTGTTGATCAAGAG GTGTTGAGTGATTGGAACTCTAGGTTGAGAAGTTGGGGTTATGAGCCACTCTTTTGCAGTGTTGATTCGAAAATGGGGCTTGATACTTTGGCTTCTGTTTTGAGAGATCAAACGACAGTGATTTTGGGTCCTAGTGGAGTTGGGAAATCTAGCTTGATTAATGCTTTGAGGAATAAACCCAATTCCCATGATGAAGCAGATAATTGGTTTGATCCT ATAATGGGTAGCAAGTGGTTTGAAGACCAGCGTGTTGGGGAAGTTTCGACGAGAAATGGTAGAGGGAAGCACACTACACGTAATGTTTCTTTGCTTCCACTCGGTGGAGGAGGTTATGTCGCTGATACTCCTGGGTTTAGCCAGCCTAGTTTGTTGAAAGTAACAAAGCAATCTCTTGCACAGTATTTTCCTGAG ATAAGGACAGTGCTTAGTGTCAATGAACCGGCTAAATGCACATTCAAAGATTGCTTGCATGTTGGCGAACCTGGGTGCATAGTGAAAGGGGATTGGGAAAGGTATCCCTTGTATTTTCAGCTTCTTGATGAGATCAAAATCAGGGAGGAATTTCAGTTAAGGACATTTGGAACCAAAAGGGAGGATAACGTAAG GTACAAGGCTGGAGACATGGGTGTCCAGCAAGAAGAACCACGCCTGGAGCCCAAGAAGCATAGAAGACAGTCTCGAAAAAGGATTAACCAATCAATACTTGATGAGTTGAATGAACTTGCCAATGACGAGGATTTATTCGATGACCCTGTCTTGAGGGCACACAAGAACGGTAACTTTTAG